A region of Pelomicrobium methylotrophicum DNA encodes the following proteins:
- a CDS encoding PD-(D/E)XK nuclease family protein: MTGAAGFPSLSRPVLFERLEAGGVALTANRRLARFLKHEYDRRQQARGLAVWPTPEILPLSAWLERLYADAGVAAGPRLLSSFQEQALWERVIGESEAANPLLQVASTASMARQAWQLAHAYRLWEPLERQPLNEDCRAFLRWARGFRELARTLGAIDVARLPDLLAVWIRERQVPVPREAVLCGFQEMTPQERELFAALGHAGCALAELAPPDGAARPMRLALPSRKDEVLTAARWARARLDADPHARIGVVVPALMEQRRQLARVFAQVMQPAAGLPKTPRAALPFNVSLGEPLAAYPLVDTALAVLELLRGETDLNRLGSLLRSPFIAGAQAEQAPRALLDAHLRARGEPQVELRRLRLLALEEDARGQPRPYAAPVLAHSLEALLVLADENGDAVRAPSEWAEVFFAALTALGFPGGRTLTSEEYQVHEKWRELLTTLASLDVALPRLPLAGALSRVKRMAADTLFQPASPEVPVQILGVLEADHLEFDHLWVMGLTDEAWPASPRPNPFLPIPLQARAGLPHASAERELAFAQRLTDGWFVSTKELVLSHPRREGDRDLAASPLIAGVPAVEAAVLGLAESPIYRDVIHGSGRMECVEDTTGPSHPPGDLARGGSQVFRDQAACPFRAFAAHRLASASLGLPQPGLSAAERGSLLHQVLARVWAQLRSRQALERISPERLEAIVKAAAEEAVKALARERPRTLSGRYAALEKERLARLTLAWLEEVERARGDFEVEAAEAQQELTVGGLTVRVTLDRVDRFPDGRRAIIDYKTGEARPSHWEDGRLEEPQLPLYAIGSTDPVAAVAFAQIRPGDMGFRGVAAARVDMPGVRYREDWDTLLGAWRQALEALGRAFVAGDARVDPKQYPRTCEHCDQGLLCRVHERLNLGPMEPEGGDD; this comes from the coding sequence ATGACCGGTGCCGCGGGTTTCCCATCGCTTTCCCGCCCGGTGTTGTTTGAGCGGCTCGAGGCCGGCGGCGTTGCGCTGACCGCCAATCGGCGGCTGGCGCGCTTCCTCAAGCACGAGTACGACCGCCGGCAGCAGGCCCGGGGCCTCGCCGTCTGGCCGACGCCCGAAATTCTTCCCCTCTCTGCCTGGCTGGAGCGTCTCTACGCCGATGCCGGCGTTGCAGCCGGTCCCCGGCTCCTTTCGTCGTTCCAGGAACAGGCGCTGTGGGAGCGGGTGATCGGCGAGTCGGAGGCGGCGAACCCCTTGTTGCAGGTGGCTTCCACCGCCTCCATGGCGCGGCAGGCCTGGCAACTGGCCCATGCCTACCGCCTTTGGGAACCCCTGGAGCGCCAGCCGCTCAACGAGGACTGCCGCGCCTTCCTGCGCTGGGCGCGCGGCTTCCGTGAGCTGGCCCGGACGCTGGGTGCCATCGACGTCGCCCGCCTGCCGGACCTGCTGGCGGTATGGATACGGGAGCGGCAGGTCCCGGTGCCCCGGGAGGCTGTGCTGTGCGGCTTCCAGGAGATGACGCCCCAGGAGCGCGAGCTGTTCGCCGCCCTTGGGCACGCTGGATGCGCCCTCGCCGAACTGGCGCCGCCGGACGGCGCCGCCCGGCCGATGCGCTTGGCGCTTCCTTCCCGCAAAGACGAGGTCCTGACCGCCGCTCGCTGGGCCCGCGCACGGCTCGACGCTGACCCGCACGCGCGCATCGGTGTGGTGGTGCCGGCGCTGATGGAGCAGCGTCGCCAGCTTGCGCGCGTGTTTGCGCAAGTGATGCAGCCGGCTGCCGGGTTGCCGAAGACCCCTCGGGCAGCGCTGCCGTTCAACGTTTCCTTGGGCGAGCCCCTGGCCGCCTATCCCCTGGTGGACACGGCTCTTGCCGTGCTCGAGCTCCTGCGCGGGGAGACGGACTTGAATCGCCTGGGCAGCCTCCTGCGCTCGCCGTTCATTGCCGGGGCGCAAGCCGAACAGGCGCCGCGGGCGCTGCTCGATGCGCATCTGCGGGCCCGCGGCGAGCCGCAGGTGGAGCTGCGACGGCTCCGCCTCCTGGCGCTCGAGGAGGATGCGCGGGGGCAACCGCGGCCTTACGCTGCGCCTGTGTTGGCGCACAGCCTTGAAGCTTTGCTGGTCCTGGCCGACGAGAACGGCGACGCCGTGCGGGCCCCGTCCGAGTGGGCGGAAGTATTCTTCGCCGCGCTCACCGCCTTGGGCTTTCCCGGCGGTCGCACGCTCACGAGCGAAGAGTACCAAGTCCACGAGAAGTGGCGCGAGCTCCTGACGACGCTTGCCAGTCTCGATGTGGCCCTCCCCCGACTCCCGCTCGCTGGAGCGCTGTCGCGGGTCAAGCGCATGGCGGCCGACACTTTGTTTCAGCCGGCGTCCCCCGAGGTGCCGGTGCAGATCCTGGGCGTGCTGGAAGCGGACCACCTGGAGTTCGACCACCTGTGGGTGATGGGGCTCACGGACGAAGCGTGGCCTGCTTCGCCCCGTCCCAATCCCTTCCTGCCGATCCCGCTCCAGGCGCGGGCCGGCCTGCCCCACGCTTCGGCCGAGCGGGAGTTGGCATTCGCCCAGCGCCTGACCGACGGCTGGTTTGTGAGCACGAAGGAGCTGGTGCTCTCCCATCCCCGGCGCGAGGGGGATCGAGACCTGGCGGCAAGCCCGCTCATTGCTGGCGTTCCCGCGGTGGAAGCGGCCGTGCTGGGTCTGGCCGAGTCGCCGATTTACCGCGACGTGATCCACGGCTCGGGGCGTATGGAGTGCGTCGAAGATACGACCGGCCCGAGCCATCCGCCAGGGGATCTTGCGCGCGGCGGAAGCCAGGTCTTCCGCGACCAAGCGGCCTGTCCTTTCCGCGCCTTTGCCGCTCACCGGCTCGCATCCGCTTCTCTCGGTCTGCCCCAGCCGGGCTTGAGCGCCGCCGAGCGCGGCAGCCTCTTGCACCAGGTGCTGGCGCGGGTATGGGCGCAGTTGCGCTCACGGCAGGCCCTGGAGCGCATCTCGCCCGAGCGGCTCGAGGCCATCGTTAAAGCGGCCGCGGAGGAAGCGGTGAAGGCGCTGGCACGAGAGCGGCCCCGGACGCTCTCCGGCCGCTATGCCGCGCTGGAGAAGGAACGCCTCGCCCGCCTCACGCTGGCGTGGCTGGAAGAGGTGGAGCGCGCGCGGGGTGACTTCGAAGTGGAAGCAGCCGAAGCGCAGCAGGAACTCACGGTGGGCGGCCTCACCGTTCGCGTGACCCTTGATCGGGTGGATCGATTTCCCGACGGCCGCCGTGCCATCATCGACTACAAGACCGGCGAGGCTCGGCCAAGCCATTGGGAGGATGGGCGCCTGGAGGAGCCGCAGCTCCCCCTCTACGCCATCGGCTCCACCGATCCGGTGGCAGCAGTGGCCTTCGCCCAGATCCGTCCGGGCGACATGGGCTTTCGAGGCGTCGCCGCTGCCCGAGTGGACATGCCGGGGGTCAGGTACCGCGAGGACTGGGACACCCTGCTCGGCGCTTGGCGTCAGGCGCTGGAAGCCTTGGGCCGGGCCTTCGTGGCGGGTGATGCCCGGGTCGATCCCAAACAGTACCCGCGGACTTGTGAGCACTGCGACCAGGGGCTTTTGTGCCGCGTTCACGAGCGATTGAACCTGGGGCCCATGGAGCCGGAGGGAGGCGATGATTGA
- the trxA gene encoding thioredoxin TrxA, whose protein sequence is MSEHIHYVTDDSFEAEVLKSDIPVLVDYWAEWCGPCKMIAPILDEVAQEYAGRLKVAKLNIDENQATPPRYGIRGIPTLMLFKNGNVEATKVGALSKSQLTAFIDSHL, encoded by the coding sequence ATGAGCGAGCACATACATTACGTGACCGATGACTCATTCGAGGCAGAAGTCTTGAAGTCCGACATCCCCGTGCTGGTGGACTATTGGGCCGAATGGTGCGGCCCGTGCAAGATGATCGCACCGATCCTCGACGAGGTGGCCCAGGAATACGCCGGCCGGCTCAAGGTCGCAAAGCTCAACATTGACGAGAACCAGGCCACGCCACCCAGGTACGGCATTCGCGGCATTCCGACGCTCATGCTGTTCAAGAACGGAAATGTGGAAGCCACCAAGGTTGGCGCATTGTCCAAATCCCAGTTGACAGCCTTTATTGACAGCCACCTCTGA
- a CDS encoding UvrD-helicase domain-containing protein, with protein sequence MIEQPVPDLAQRTAALDPERSFIVQAPAGSGKTELLIQRYLRLLSIVDAPEEIAAITFTRKAAGEMRSRVLKALRAGRGPKPLKAHEAFTWQLAQAAVARDAARGWRIEDNPTRLRIQTIDALCASLARQMPVLSRLGAPPAVVEDAGALYREAARATLALLETDAERSPLVARLLAHLDNNTAVAEELIGSMLARRDQWLRHVASGALDRAGLEAALARARLEALGRVRSLAPATLEPALTALARFAAANLAAAGADSPILACADLTAYPPAEEAALPAWLGLAELLLTQEGDWRRSCAEANGFPAPSRAKGKDEKGRLRDAKERMGAVLAALAHHEAFRRALADLRRLPPPRYTDAQWETLEAIARLLPVAVAQLQLVFQSRGEADFTEMAQAALRALGEEDAPTDLALALDYRIRHILVDEFQDTSLSQFELLRRLTAGWEPGDGRTLFAVGDPMQSIYRFREAEVGLFLRARREGIGHLQLTPLRLSTNFRSNAAIVDWVNGAFARVLPEAEDVATGAVPYSPSQAYHPGAQGESATAAVTVHPFFEADRDAEAAQVVALVQAARAEDPAQTVAILVRSRGHLIRIVPALREAGLQFRAIEIEPLTHRPVVQDLFALTRALVHPADRVAWLAVLRAPWCGMTLSDLYALVGDAPQACVWSLLNDPQRWQRLSEDGRRRLHRAQGVLNDAMENCRRGSLRDRVETTWLALGGPACVEDATDLEDADAYLDCLEALERGGDLPDLSRLAEEVAKLFAAPDVHADERLQIMTIHKAKGLEFDTVIVPGLGYKPAKQQRRLMQWMAWPRADGGADLLLAPIKETGAEQDPIYAYIARLDREREMLEAGRLLYVAATRARRRLHLLGHAAFTAKGGAWDVRAPSSATLLARLWPAVAHEYERAASTLTPPDAEPGRRKAEAAPASIDPLTRRLTADWTLPAPPPAVVWRREEAAHTLGEPVEFSWAGESARHVGTVVHRWLQRIGQDALEGWSEARVRELRPRFRAELLRLGVRGDELDSATDRVVTALVQTLADERGRWLLGPHREARCEYRLTGLLDGELVDIAIDRTFVDAQGVRWIVDYKTGVHLGGSVDEFLDREQERYAAQLEKYARLLSLVERAPIRRGLYFPLLKGWREW encoded by the coding sequence ATGATTGAACAGCCGGTCCCGGACCTCGCCCAGCGTACCGCGGCCCTGGACCCGGAGCGCTCGTTCATCGTCCAGGCGCCGGCCGGGTCGGGCAAGACCGAGCTCCTGATCCAGCGCTATCTGCGGCTGCTCTCCATCGTGGATGCGCCGGAGGAGATCGCCGCCATCACCTTTACCCGTAAGGCAGCCGGCGAGATGCGCAGCCGCGTGTTGAAGGCCCTGCGCGCCGGGCGGGGTCCGAAACCGCTCAAGGCCCACGAGGCCTTCACTTGGCAGCTTGCGCAGGCAGCCGTCGCCCGCGACGCCGCACGGGGCTGGCGTATCGAAGACAATCCCACGCGGCTGCGGATCCAGACCATTGACGCCCTGTGCGCCTCGCTCGCGCGCCAGATGCCGGTATTGTCCCGATTGGGTGCGCCGCCGGCCGTCGTCGAGGACGCGGGCGCGCTGTACCGAGAAGCGGCCCGGGCCACGCTGGCGCTGCTGGAAACCGACGCTGAACGTTCGCCTCTCGTGGCACGGCTCCTGGCGCACCTCGACAACAATACCGCGGTGGCGGAGGAGCTGATCGGCTCCATGCTGGCGCGACGCGACCAATGGCTTCGCCATGTGGCCAGCGGCGCGCTCGATCGGGCGGGGCTGGAGGCGGCGCTGGCTCGCGCCCGGCTCGAAGCCCTGGGCCGCGTGCGCTCGCTGGCCCCTGCGACGCTGGAGCCGGCGCTGACCGCGCTGGCTCGCTTCGCGGCGGCGAACCTCGCCGCCGCGGGTGCCGACTCGCCGATCCTCGCCTGCGCCGATCTCACGGCCTATCCCCCTGCTGAGGAGGCGGCGCTTCCCGCTTGGCTTGGGCTCGCCGAGCTGCTGCTGACCCAGGAGGGCGATTGGCGGCGGAGCTGCGCGGAGGCGAACGGTTTTCCCGCGCCGAGCAGGGCAAAGGGCAAGGACGAGAAAGGGCGGCTCAGGGATGCCAAGGAGCGCATGGGCGCGGTGCTGGCTGCCCTTGCTCATCACGAAGCGTTCCGGCGGGCGCTCGCCGATTTGCGCAGGCTTCCGCCGCCGCGCTACACCGATGCCCAGTGGGAAACGCTGGAAGCGATCGCGCGGCTGCTGCCGGTGGCAGTGGCGCAGCTTCAGCTCGTGTTCCAGTCGCGGGGGGAAGCAGACTTCACTGAAATGGCCCAGGCGGCGCTGCGGGCGCTGGGGGAGGAAGACGCCCCCACCGATCTCGCGCTGGCCTTGGATTACCGTATCCGCCATATCCTCGTGGACGAATTCCAGGATACTTCGCTCTCCCAGTTCGAGCTGCTCCGGAGGCTCACCGCCGGCTGGGAGCCGGGCGACGGGCGCACGCTGTTCGCCGTGGGGGACCCGATGCAGTCCATCTACCGTTTCCGTGAAGCAGAAGTCGGCCTGTTCCTGCGCGCCCGGCGGGAAGGCATCGGCCATTTGCAGCTTACGCCCCTGAGGCTTTCCACTAATTTCCGCTCCAATGCCGCCATCGTCGACTGGGTGAACGGGGCCTTCGCCCGCGTGCTGCCGGAGGCGGAAGATGTGGCGACGGGTGCGGTGCCCTATTCGCCCTCGCAGGCCTATCACCCAGGCGCCCAAGGGGAATCTGCAACGGCCGCAGTGACGGTGCACCCCTTTTTTGAGGCGGACCGCGACGCGGAAGCGGCGCAGGTGGTGGCGCTCGTGCAGGCTGCAAGGGCGGAAGATCCTGCGCAGACGGTCGCCATCCTGGTGCGAAGCCGCGGCCACCTGATTCGCATCGTGCCGGCGCTGCGCGAAGCGGGTTTGCAGTTTCGCGCCATCGAAATCGAGCCCTTGACTCATCGACCGGTGGTGCAGGACCTGTTCGCGCTCACGCGGGCGCTGGTCCATCCTGCCGACCGGGTCGCGTGGCTGGCGGTGCTGCGGGCCCCTTGGTGCGGGATGACCCTGTCGGACCTGTACGCGCTCGTCGGCGACGCGCCGCAGGCGTGCGTGTGGTCTCTCCTCAACGATCCGCAGCGCTGGCAGCGCCTGTCCGAGGACGGCCGCCGGCGATTGCACCGCGCGCAGGGGGTCCTGAACGACGCCATGGAAAACTGCCGTCGCGGCAGCTTGCGCGACCGTGTGGAGACGACGTGGCTTGCCCTGGGCGGGCCAGCGTGCGTTGAGGACGCGACCGACCTGGAAGACGCGGACGCCTACCTCGACTGCCTGGAGGCGCTGGAACGGGGAGGCGACCTGCCGGACTTGTCCCGGCTTGCCGAGGAAGTGGCGAAGCTTTTCGCGGCGCCCGATGTCCACGCCGACGAGCGGCTTCAGATCATGACCATCCACAAGGCGAAGGGGCTGGAGTTCGACACCGTGATCGTGCCGGGCCTGGGCTATAAGCCGGCGAAGCAGCAGCGACGGCTCATGCAATGGATGGCGTGGCCACGGGCGGACGGCGGGGCGGACCTGCTGCTCGCGCCCATCAAAGAGACAGGTGCCGAGCAGGATCCGATTTACGCTTATATCGCGCGCCTCGACCGCGAGCGGGAGATGCTGGAGGCCGGGCGGCTTCTATACGTGGCGGCGACCCGGGCGAGGCGACGCTTGCATTTGCTCGGTCATGCCGCGTTCACGGCCAAGGGCGGCGCGTGGGACGTGCGCGCGCCGTCTTCCGCCACCCTGCTTGCCCGCCTGTGGCCGGCGGTGGCCCACGAATACGAGCGCGCCGCCTCCACGCTTACGCCCCCAGACGCGGAGCCTGGCCGGAGGAAGGCAGAAGCTGCGCCAGCGTCCATCGATCCGCTGACCCGCCGTCTGACCGCCGACTGGACGTTGCCTGCGCCGCCGCCCGCCGTGGTGTGGAGGCGCGAGGAAGCGGCACACACCCTCGGAGAGCCGGTGGAGTTCTCATGGGCGGGCGAGAGCGCCCGTCACGTGGGCACGGTGGTGCATCGCTGGCTGCAGCGGATAGGACAGGATGCACTCGAGGGCTGGAGCGAAGCGCGTGTGCGTGAGCTGCGCCCGAGGTTCCGGGCCGAGCTTCTACGGCTCGGTGTGCGCGGGGATGAGCTCGATTCCGCCACCGACCGGGTCGTGACCGCCTTGGTCCAGACCCTCGCTGACGAACGGGGCCGCTGGCTCCTGGGCCCCCACCGCGAGGCGCGCTGTGAATACCGGCTTACGGGCCTGCTCGACGGAGAGCTGGTGGATATCGCCATCGACCGCACGTTCGTGGACGCCCAGGGGGTACGCTGGATCGTGGACTACAAGACCGGCGTCCATCTGGGCGGAAGCGTGGACGAGTTCCTGGACCGGGAGCAGGAGCGCTACGCGGCCCAGTTGGAGAAATACGCCCGCCTGCTGAGCCTCGTCGAGAGAGCGCCGATCCGGCGGGGGCTCTATTTTCCGCTGCTCAAGGGTTGGCGGGAATGGTAG
- the rho gene encoding transcription termination factor Rho: MHLSDLKSLPVTELVEMATANEIEGANRLRKQDLIFALLKNQARKGESIYGSGTLEVLPDGFGFLRSPDMSYLAGPDDIYVSPSQIRRFNLHTGDTIEGEIRTPKDGERYFALVKVDKVNGEPPENAKNKILFENLTPLHPTEMLRLERDIKAEENITGRIIDIIAPIGKGQRGLIVSPPKAGKTVMLQHIAHSITANYPEVILIVLLIDERPEEVTEMQRSVKGEVVSSTFDEPATRHVQVAEMVIEKAKRLVEHKKDVVILLDSITRLARAYNTVVPASGKVLTGGVDSNALQRPKRFFGAARNVEEGGSLTIIATALIDTGSRMDDVIYEEFKGTGNMEIHLDRRMHEKRIYPAINVNRSGTRREELLIKQDILQKIWVLRKLLYPMDDLEAMEFLLDKIRATKNNADFFDSMRRG; this comes from the coding sequence ATGCATTTGTCCGATCTGAAAAGCCTACCGGTGACCGAACTGGTCGAGATGGCAACCGCCAACGAAATCGAGGGCGCCAATCGACTGCGCAAGCAAGATCTGATTTTCGCCCTGCTCAAAAACCAGGCCCGCAAGGGCGAGAGCATCTACGGCAGTGGCACCTTGGAGGTCCTGCCGGACGGATTCGGCTTCCTGCGCTCGCCCGACATGTCCTACCTGGCCGGGCCCGACGACATCTACGTGAGCCCGAGCCAGATCCGGCGCTTCAACCTCCACACCGGAGACACCATCGAAGGCGAGATCCGCACACCCAAGGACGGCGAGCGCTATTTCGCGCTCGTGAAGGTGGACAAGGTGAACGGCGAGCCGCCGGAGAACGCGAAGAACAAGATCCTGTTCGAAAACCTGACGCCGCTGCATCCGACCGAGATGCTGCGGCTCGAGCGCGACATCAAGGCCGAGGAGAACATCACCGGCCGCATCATCGACATCATCGCGCCCATCGGCAAGGGCCAACGGGGCCTCATCGTCTCGCCGCCCAAGGCCGGCAAGACAGTGATGCTGCAACACATCGCCCACTCCATCACGGCCAACTACCCCGAGGTGATCCTGATCGTGCTGCTGATCGACGAGCGACCCGAGGAAGTGACCGAGATGCAGCGCTCGGTGAAGGGCGAGGTGGTATCTTCCACCTTTGATGAGCCGGCCACGCGGCACGTGCAGGTGGCGGAGATGGTGATCGAGAAGGCGAAACGCTTGGTGGAGCACAAGAAAGACGTGGTGATCCTGCTCGACTCCATCACCCGGCTTGCGCGCGCCTACAACACAGTGGTGCCGGCCTCGGGCAAGGTGCTCACCGGCGGCGTGGATTCCAACGCCCTGCAGCGGCCGAAACGGTTTTTTGGCGCGGCCCGCAACGTCGAGGAAGGCGGCAGCCTCACCATCATCGCCACCGCCCTGATCGACACCGGCTCCCGGATGGACGACGTGATCTACGAGGAGTTCAAGGGCACCGGCAACATGGAGATCCACCTGGACCGGCGCATGCACGAGAAGCGCATTTACCCGGCCATCAATGTGAACCGTTCGGGGACGCGCCGCGAAGAGCTCCTGATCAAACAGGATATCCTGCAGAAGATCTGGGTGCTGAGAAAGCTCCTCTATCCGATGGACGACCTCGAGGCGATGGAGTTTCTTCTGGACAAAATCCGCGCGACCAAGAACAATGCGGACTTCTTCGACTCCATGCGCCGTGGCTGA
- the fdxA gene encoding ferredoxin FdxA, with protein MTYVVTESCIKCKYTDCVDVCPVDCFREGPNFLVIDPDECIDCTLCVPECPVEAIFAEDDVPEDQRDFIALNAELAKVWKPIIEKKAPPADADEWAKVKNKRGMLER; from the coding sequence ATGACCTACGTTGTCACCGAATCGTGCATCAAGTGCAAATACACCGACTGCGTCGATGTCTGCCCGGTGGATTGTTTCCGGGAGGGCCCTAATTTCCTGGTGATCGATCCAGACGAGTGCATCGACTGCACGTTGTGCGTGCCGGAGTGTCCGGTGGAGGCGATTTTTGCCGAGGACGATGTTCCCGAAGACCAGCGCGACTTCATCGCCCTGAACGCCGAGCTGGCCAAGGTGTGGAAGCCGATCATCGAAAAGAAGGCCCCTCCGGCCGACGCCGACGAGTGGGCGAAAGTCAAAAATAAGCGGGGGATGCTCGAGCGGTAA
- a CDS encoding isocitrate/isopropylmalate dehydrogenase family protein, translating into MNSRLIPATLIPGDGIGPEITAATLKVLDALGAPFEWETRAAGMAAVEKHGDPIPAETLASIRRTRLALKGPLTTPVGGGYRSVNVQLRKEFQLYANVRPARTLLPGGRYDHVDIVLVRENTEGFYVGFEHYIPMGDDPQAAAVSSGIITREGCRRVAKFAFDYALKHGRRKLTIVHKANILKALTGLFLETVREVGAKYEGRIQIEDRIIDACAMQLVLDPGRFDLILTTNLFGDILSDLIAGLVGGLGLAPGANIGREAAIFEAVHGSAPDIAGQGIANPTALMLAAAMMLEHVQRDDLARRLRQAIETTLREDGVRTRDLGGTASTIEFADAVAHHLR; encoded by the coding sequence ATGAACTCCCGCCTGATCCCCGCCACGCTGATCCCCGGTGACGGTATCGGCCCGGAAATCACCGCTGCCACGCTGAAAGTCCTGGACGCCCTCGGCGCCCCTTTCGAGTGGGAGACGCGCGCCGCCGGCATGGCGGCCGTGGAAAAGCACGGAGACCCGATTCCAGCCGAGACGCTGGCAAGCATCCGACGCACGAGGCTGGCCCTGAAAGGACCGCTCACCACGCCGGTCGGCGGGGGCTACCGCTCAGTGAACGTGCAGCTGCGCAAGGAGTTCCAGCTCTACGCCAACGTGCGGCCGGCCCGCACCCTCCTTCCTGGCGGCCGCTACGACCACGTGGACATCGTGCTGGTGCGCGAGAACACCGAAGGCTTCTACGTCGGGTTCGAGCATTACATTCCCATGGGCGATGACCCGCAGGCTGCCGCAGTCTCCTCCGGCATCATCACCCGCGAGGGCTGCCGGCGAGTGGCCAAATTCGCCTTCGACTACGCGCTCAAGCACGGGCGGCGAAAGCTCACCATCGTGCATAAAGCCAATATCCTCAAGGCCCTCACGGGCCTGTTCCTGGAAACGGTACGGGAAGTGGGGGCAAAGTACGAAGGCCGGATCCAGATCGAGGACCGCATCATCGACGCCTGCGCCATGCAATTGGTGCTGGACCCAGGCCGGTTCGATCTCATCCTCACCACCAACCTGTTCGGGGACATCCTCTCAGATTTGATCGCCGGCCTGGTGGGCGGCCTGGGCCTCGCGCCGGGGGCCAACATCGGGCGCGAGGCCGCCATCTTCGAGGCCGTGCACGGATCCGCCCCCGACATCGCCGGCCAGGGGATCGCGAACCCCACGGCGCTGATGCTGGCTGCCGCCATGATGCTGGAGCACGTGCAACGCGACGATTTGGCCCGGCGCCTGAGGCAGGCCATCGAGACGACGCTGCGCGAGGACGGCGTGCGGACCCGGGACCTCGGCGGCACCGCCTCCACCATCGAGTTCGCCGACGCCGTCGCGCACCACCTGCGCTAG
- the rpmE gene encoding 50S ribosomal protein L31 has product MKEKIHPPYTEITVTCSCGNTFKTRSTLGRDLHVEVCSACHPFYTGTQKIVDTAGRVEKFRQKYGNKRAAQT; this is encoded by the coding sequence ATGAAAGAGAAGATTCACCCCCCATACACCGAGATCACAGTCACTTGCAGCTGCGGAAACACTTTCAAGACCCGCTCCACCCTGGGGCGCGACCTGCACGTGGAAGTGTGCTCGGCGTGCCATCCGTTCTACACCGGCACCCAGAAGATCGTGGACACGGCGGGGCGCGTGGAGAAGTTCCGCCAGAAATACGGAAACAAGCGAGCAGCCCAGACCTGA